One segment of Halomonas sp. TD01 DNA contains the following:
- a CDS encoding TRAP transporter small permease, whose protein sequence is MKGFPDARPERWLGALSLIVISLISLGNVVTRYLTGGSFSFTEEFSVFLLVVLTFAGASVALRRNRHIRIGFLERALPRRWRSALILFQALCGFTVLGLITWYGGKLAWQEYQWESLSPGLGLPQWWYLVWLPVLSTAMVWRLVQQTRDRLKGGLIDDA, encoded by the coding sequence GCTTTCCCGATGCACGCCCTGAGCGCTGGCTAGGCGCGCTATCACTTATTGTTATTTCGTTGATTAGCTTGGGAAATGTGGTCACGCGTTATCTAACAGGCGGCTCATTTTCGTTTACCGAAGAGTTTTCCGTATTCTTACTGGTAGTGCTAACGTTTGCAGGAGCATCGGTGGCGCTTAGGCGAAACCGCCATATTCGTATCGGTTTTTTAGAGAGAGCGCTGCCTAGGCGTTGGCGCAGTGCACTTATTCTATTTCAAGCGCTGTGTGGGTTTACCGTTCTGGGCTTAATCACTTGGTACGGTGGAAAGCTGGCTTGGCAAGAGTATCAGTGGGAATCGCTATCGCCAGGGTTAGGGCTCCCCCAATGGTGGTACTTGGTATGGCTACCGGTATTATCAACTGCCATGGTATGGCGTCTCGTTCAGCAAACCCGTGATCGATTAAAGGGAGGGCTAATTGATGACGCCTGA
- a CDS encoding TRAP transporter large permease, which produces MTPDVWMILAFAGFLIAGVPVAFSLALAGSVGIVAGLSPDMLATLGTNTYNSIAKYPLIAIPLFILTGLIFERSGVALRLVRFAQALIGPRHGGLALVAVLVCMIMGGMSGSGPADAAAVAMVMLPSMTKAGYPKPFSATLIAASASTAILIPPSVALILYSIVVPGVDLRALFAAGLFPGILAGLALLVPAMIVAKRYGWEGTPVEGAETLTVRTTFRQALPALFAPVLILGGLRSGLFTPTEAAVVAVAYGTVVGLFLTKELSLRDLWELLGEAAIISGVVMLIIALAGIFAWAGTMLGTFRHLAEWIISLTDNGVLLLVLVMLAVLVAGMLLDAISIYLIMMPVLIPVMQHFEWNPVWFGILLAMNIAIGQFTPPVAVNLMVTTEVAKIRLEETLGWAFLFVLAMGCALALVAIFPSIALWLPSVLGYNI; this is translated from the coding sequence ATGACGCCTGATGTCTGGATGATTCTCGCCTTTGCCGGATTTTTGATAGCGGGTGTGCCAGTTGCATTTTCGCTCGCGTTAGCTGGCTCAGTGGGTATTGTGGCCGGGCTTTCGCCAGATATGTTGGCAACGCTGGGCACCAATACCTATAACAGCATTGCCAAGTATCCTTTAATCGCGATACCGCTATTCATACTGACAGGTCTGATTTTTGAGCGCTCTGGTGTGGCGTTACGCTTGGTACGCTTTGCGCAGGCGCTTATTGGGCCTCGCCATGGCGGTCTGGCGCTGGTTGCGGTGCTGGTGTGCATGATTATGGGGGGCATGAGTGGATCAGGCCCTGCGGATGCAGCTGCAGTGGCCATGGTAATGCTTCCAAGCATGACAAAAGCGGGCTATCCAAAGCCATTTTCCGCAACACTCATTGCCGCATCGGCATCCACCGCTATCCTAATCCCACCTTCCGTGGCGCTAATTCTTTACTCGATTGTGGTACCTGGCGTTGATCTACGCGCGTTATTTGCAGCAGGCCTCTTTCCCGGCATTTTGGCAGGGCTGGCGCTGCTGGTGCCTGCAATGATTGTCGCTAAGCGCTATGGCTGGGAGGGGACGCCAGTAGAGGGTGCTGAAACGTTGACCGTTCGCACGACGTTCCGGCAGGCGTTACCCGCCTTGTTTGCTCCGGTACTCATTTTAGGAGGGCTGCGTTCAGGCCTATTTACCCCGACCGAAGCCGCCGTAGTGGCGGTTGCTTATGGCACCGTCGTGGGGTTATTTCTGACGAAAGAGCTCTCGTTACGTGACCTGTGGGAGTTGTTAGGAGAGGCCGCGATTATTTCTGGGGTGGTGATGTTGATTATCGCCCTGGCGGGTATTTTTGCTTGGGCCGGTACGATGCTAGGCACTTTCCGCCATTTGGCAGAGTGGATTATTAGCTTAACGGATAACGGTGTTTTGCTGCTGGTGCTTGTCATGCTGGCGGTACTGGTCGCTGGCATGTTGCTTGATGCTATTTCTATTTACCTCATCATGATGCCTGTGCTTATTCCGGTGATGCAGCACTTTGAATGGAACCCCGTATGGTTCGGCATTCTCTTGGCTATGAACATCGCTATTGGGCAATTTACTCCGCCGGTTGCGGTGAATTTGATGGTAACGACAGAGGTTGCAAAAATCCGCTTGGAAGAGACGCTGGGCTGGGCATTCTTGTTTGTTTTGGCGATGGGGTGTGCTTTAGCCCTGGTGGCTATTTTTCCGAGTATTGCTCTGTGGTTGCCATCGGTACTTGGTTATAACATCTGA
- a CDS encoding TAXI family TRAP transporter solute-binding subunit, translating to MKRHVFSTAAFSGALIAAATFASPAVAQERFITIGTGGQTGVYYVVGQSICRLVNRLEDANIKCNAPSTGGSVANINGIKSGELDMGVAQSDVQYQAYNGTGNFEGEPYEELRAVFRVHGEPLTLLARADSGIETLDDLEGKRVNIGNPGSGQRNTMEVVMDAKGWTEDTFSLASQLDAAEQAAALSDNNIDAMVYVVGHPNGSIQEATTTVDARLISLNDEDIQGIVDEYPYYSTSVIPGGLYRGNDEDVETFGVAATFVTTAEADEDVIYQTVKAVFDNFDRFKRLHPAFENLDPEEMVTQGLSAPLHDGAARYYREQGWIE from the coding sequence ATGAAACGCCATGTATTTTCCACTGCCGCCTTCTCTGGCGCGCTGATTGCGGCCGCTACGTTTGCATCTCCGGCGGTTGCACAGGAACGCTTCATCACTATCGGCACCGGTGGCCAAACAGGTGTGTACTACGTAGTCGGTCAGTCGATCTGTCGATTGGTGAACCGTCTGGAAGACGCAAATATCAAATGTAATGCTCCTTCCACAGGTGGATCTGTTGCCAATATTAATGGCATCAAGTCTGGCGAATTGGACATGGGTGTTGCTCAGTCGGATGTCCAGTACCAAGCTTACAATGGCACTGGGAATTTCGAAGGGGAGCCTTATGAAGAGCTTAGGGCTGTGTTCCGTGTTCACGGTGAGCCTTTGACTCTGCTTGCGCGTGCTGACTCAGGAATCGAAACACTCGATGACCTAGAAGGAAAACGCGTCAATATTGGTAATCCAGGTTCAGGTCAGCGCAACACCATGGAAGTGGTGATGGATGCGAAAGGCTGGACTGAAGATACCTTCTCCTTAGCATCTCAGCTTGATGCCGCAGAGCAAGCGGCAGCTCTTTCCGATAATAACATTGATGCCATGGTTTATGTGGTGGGCCATCCCAATGGTTCCATCCAAGAAGCTACCACCACCGTTGATGCTCGCCTGATCTCGCTTAATGACGAAGACATCCAGGGCATCGTTGATGAATACCCGTACTATTCAACATCGGTAATTCCGGGGGGGCTGTATCGTGGTAACGACGAAGATGTCGAAACTTTCGGTGTGGCGGCTACGTTTGTAACAACTGCTGAGGCTGATGAAGACGTCATCTACCAGACCGTCAAGGCAGTTTTTGACAACTTTGATCGCTTCAAACGCCTGCATCCGGCCTTCGAGAATCTTGATCCGGAAGAAATGGTAACTCAGGGGCTTTCTGCACCTCTGCATGATGGGGCAGCGCGTTACTACCGTGAACAAGGCTGGATCGAGTAA
- a CDS encoding TRAP transporter permease yields the protein MTEDKNRPSGAGVDLEDMVASSDTGARKPSGMPGKLLVSIAAVWSLFQLWIASPVPFILGFGVFNATEARSIHLAFALFLAYMAYPALKRSPRDRIPIQDWILAATAAFCGAYMFMFYEQLSQRPGAPIMQDVIIGIAGILLLLEATRRALGPPLMIVASVFLIYSLAGPWMPGILSHGGVSLFGLINHQWLTTQGVFGIALGVSTSFVFLFVLFGALLDKAGAGNYFIKVAFSLLGHYRGGPAKAAVVASAMTGLISGSSIANVVTTGTFTVPMMKRVGFSSEKAGAVEVASSVNGQIMPPVMGAAAFLMVEYVGISYVEVIKHAFLPALISYIALVYIVHLEALKANMQGLQSSNPPKPMVNKVIGFLGGLLLMMITALGVYYGLGWLKPVLGDATPWVVAVGLTVIYIALLKLAAGYPELELDDPNQPIYSLPQTKPTVLVGLQYILPVIVLVWCLMVERLSPGLSAFWATVFMIFIILTQRPITSIFRGRGDMAADLREGVMDLWSGLVTGARNMIGIGIATATAGIIVGAVSQTGVGLVLAEVVETLAMGNLMLILLLTAVLSLILGMGLPTTANYIVVSALLAPVVVSLGAENGLLVPLIAVHLFVFYFGIMADVTPPVGLASFAAAAVSGGDPIRTGFQAFYYSLRTAALPFLFIFNTDLLLIDVTFLQGVLIFVVSTIAMLIFAAATQGFMITRNRWYESIILLLIAFTLFRPGFWMDMIHDPYESIPPDQFVEVLGSVDEDSTLRLQIAGLDDYGDPMTTYMILPVPEGETGQERLDNLGMELFIEDGTATVDMVAYGSQAADLGLDFDQEIIEVLAPVDRWTKELMWIPAFLVFGLIVLMQRRRRNNTSATAAA from the coding sequence ATGACTGAAGATAAGAATAGACCTTCGGGAGCCGGAGTAGACTTGGAGGATATGGTAGCCTCCAGTGACACGGGAGCCCGTAAACCGAGCGGCATGCCCGGTAAGCTTCTGGTGAGCATTGCAGCGGTGTGGTCTCTGTTTCAATTGTGGATTGCTTCTCCAGTGCCCTTCATTTTGGGGTTTGGTGTTTTTAATGCCACTGAAGCCCGCTCTATCCACTTAGCTTTTGCGCTGTTTCTGGCATACATGGCCTATCCGGCACTCAAGCGTTCGCCTCGTGACCGTATTCCGATCCAGGATTGGATACTTGCAGCAACGGCAGCCTTTTGTGGCGCTTACATGTTTATGTTTTACGAGCAGCTATCCCAGCGCCCCGGCGCGCCAATAATGCAGGACGTTATTATTGGTATCGCAGGGATACTGCTACTGCTTGAAGCGACCCGTCGTGCGCTTGGCCCGCCGTTGATGATTGTGGCGTCAGTTTTCCTTATCTATAGCTTGGCTGGCCCTTGGATGCCGGGCATTCTTTCACATGGTGGCGTTAGTCTATTCGGTTTGATTAATCACCAGTGGTTGACGACTCAGGGGGTCTTCGGTATCGCTCTGGGGGTCTCAACTAGCTTCGTGTTTCTATTTGTGTTGTTCGGTGCTTTGCTAGATAAGGCTGGTGCTGGCAACTACTTTATAAAAGTTGCATTTTCGCTGCTTGGTCACTATCGCGGTGGTCCAGCGAAAGCTGCTGTAGTCGCCTCTGCAATGACCGGTTTGATTTCCGGTTCTTCGATTGCCAATGTCGTGACCACCGGTACTTTTACGGTGCCAATGATGAAAAGGGTAGGGTTTTCCTCCGAAAAGGCGGGCGCTGTCGAAGTGGCGTCATCGGTCAACGGACAGATTATGCCTCCGGTGATGGGGGCTGCTGCCTTCCTGATGGTCGAGTATGTAGGTATTTCTTATGTCGAAGTAATTAAGCATGCCTTCTTGCCTGCACTGATCTCTTATATCGCACTGGTCTATATTGTTCACTTGGAAGCCCTGAAGGCCAATATGCAGGGGCTTCAGAGTAGCAATCCGCCTAAGCCGATGGTCAATAAAGTGATCGGTTTTCTCGGTGGTTTGCTACTGATGATGATTACCGCTCTAGGGGTCTATTATGGCCTTGGTTGGCTCAAACCAGTACTGGGCGACGCTACTCCCTGGGTGGTGGCCGTTGGGCTGACAGTGATCTATATTGCACTACTCAAACTGGCGGCAGGTTACCCCGAACTTGAGCTTGATGATCCTAACCAACCAATCTATTCGCTGCCGCAGACGAAGCCTACAGTGCTGGTTGGCTTGCAGTACATTTTGCCTGTCATTGTGTTGGTCTGGTGTCTGATGGTCGAGCGCTTGTCGCCAGGGCTGTCGGCTTTTTGGGCCACTGTTTTCATGATCTTCATCATTCTTACTCAACGTCCCATCACTTCGATCTTCAGGGGTCGCGGCGATATGGCTGCGGATTTGCGTGAAGGCGTTATGGATCTGTGGAGCGGCTTAGTCACTGGTGCCCGCAACATGATTGGTATTGGCATCGCCACTGCCACCGCCGGCATCATTGTCGGTGCTGTATCGCAGACCGGGGTGGGTCTGGTACTGGCTGAGGTAGTGGAAACGCTTGCCATGGGTAACTTGATGCTGATTTTGCTGCTTACAGCAGTGCTCAGCTTGATTCTTGGCATGGGGTTGCCTACGACGGCTAACTACATTGTAGTATCGGCGTTACTGGCGCCAGTTGTCGTCAGCTTAGGTGCTGAAAATGGCCTGCTAGTACCATTGATTGCGGTGCACCTGTTTGTGTTTTATTTCGGCATCATGGCGGATGTTACGCCGCCGGTGGGACTGGCGTCCTTTGCGGCGGCGGCAGTATCGGGTGGCGATCCCATTCGGACAGGTTTCCAGGCTTTCTATTACAGCCTTCGTACCGCGGCATTGCCGTTTTTGTTCATCTTTAATACCGATCTGCTGCTAATTGATGTGACCTTTCTTCAGGGGGTTCTGATCTTTGTCGTTTCGACTATCGCCATGCTGATCTTCGCTGCGGCGACCCAGGGCTTCATGATTACACGCAACCGTTGGTATGAATCTATCATTCTGTTGCTGATCGCGTTCACGCTGTTCCGCCCCGGTTTCTGGATGGATATGATCCATGACCCCTATGAGTCGATACCTCCCGATCAATTCGTTGAAGTGCTTGGCAGTGTCGACGAAGACTCTACTCTGCGTTTGCAGATTGCAGGTCTTGATGACTACGGCGATCCGATGACGACCTACATGATACTTCCGGTGCCAGAGGGGGAAACAGGACAAGAGCGGCTCGATAACCTTGGCATGGAGCTTTTTATTGAGGATGGAACAGCGACTGTTGATATGGTGGCTTATGGCAGCCAAGCAGCAGATCTCGGCTTAGATTTCGATCAAGAAATCATCGAGGTATTGGCTCCTGTTGACCGTTGGACTAAAGAACTGATGTGGATTCCTGCGTTCCTGGTTTTTGGGCTGATTGTATTGATGCAGCGCCGGCGTCGTAATAACACGTCAGCTACCGCTGCTGCATGA
- a CDS encoding universal stress protein, which translates to MYSKIMLPVDLNEEASWSKALPTALTLCRTFGASLHVVTVLPDYRMPMVGSYFPKDFAKKAHTAITEALHDFIKEKVPEDIQVQSVTVDGSPWEGIIKAGKKLDVDLIVMASHTKRKFVDYVLGPNAEHVVHHSKVSVMIVR; encoded by the coding sequence ATGTACAGCAAGATCATGTTGCCGGTGGACTTGAATGAGGAAGCTTCTTGGTCAAAGGCACTGCCTACAGCCCTGACGTTATGTCGTACTTTTGGTGCTTCGCTACATGTGGTTACGGTACTGCCGGATTACCGTATGCCTATGGTGGGTTCCTATTTTCCCAAGGACTTCGCTAAAAAGGCGCACACAGCGATAACCGAGGCACTTCATGACTTCATTAAGGAGAAAGTGCCTGAGGACATTCAGGTGCAAAGTGTCACTGTGGATGGATCCCCATGGGAGGGGATTATCAAGGCTGGTAAGAAACTGGATGTGGATCTGATCGTTATGGCATCACATACCAAGCGTAAATTTGTAGATTATGTCTTGGGGCCTAATGCTGAACATGTGGTTCATCATTCTAAGGTATCGGTAATGATCGTGCGCTGA
- a CDS encoding DUF2189 domain-containing protein, which yields MNAATTKTHDRADMSNVKITINKVGMDRPRAWLAAGFEDFRRATAISLTYGMFWVGLSIAITAGAVTLGYWYWLLPMIAGFMFVGPLVAVGSYGISRAIEHGRVPNLGDAFGSWRPHAGQLAMMGVMMMIFFLAWIRLATLLFALFFGFEVPNPATLYTSLLTTPEGLGMIAVGTVAGGILAFGAFAISSVAIPTLMDHDLTFMEGIEASVRCVASNFRPMLLWAVILTGCVLVGVMTFYIGLALILPVLGHASWHAYEDLVRIEPVEELKT from the coding sequence ATGAATGCAGCTACAACAAAAACGCACGACCGAGCAGATATGTCTAACGTGAAAATTACTATTAATAAGGTTGGTATGGATCGGCCGCGTGCATGGCTTGCCGCGGGGTTTGAGGATTTTCGTCGTGCAACAGCTATTAGTTTAACCTACGGCATGTTTTGGGTGGGATTGAGCATAGCCATTACTGCGGGCGCAGTAACACTTGGCTATTGGTACTGGTTATTACCCATGATCGCTGGGTTTATGTTTGTTGGTCCACTCGTTGCAGTCGGTTCCTATGGTATTAGTCGCGCTATTGAACATGGGCGAGTACCTAACTTGGGAGATGCTTTCGGAAGTTGGCGCCCACATGCAGGCCAATTGGCAATGATGGGGGTGATGATGATGATTTTCTTCCTCGCCTGGATTCGTCTGGCAACACTACTGTTTGCGCTGTTCTTTGGATTTGAAGTACCTAACCCAGCCACCCTTTATACATCACTCCTAACCACGCCTGAAGGCTTGGGGATGATTGCAGTAGGCACGGTTGCAGGTGGTATACTCGCCTTTGGTGCGTTTGCAATTAGTTCAGTGGCGATTCCCACGTTGATGGATCATGACTTGACCTTTATGGAAGGCATCGAAGCCAGTGTCCGTTGTGTGGCTAGCAACTTCCGCCCAATGCTGCTGTGGGCCGTTATTCTCACCGGTTGTGTACTGGTAGGCGTAATGACCTTTTACATTGGCTTGGCGCTAATACTGCCCGTGCTAGGCCATGCAAGCTGGCATGCCTATGAGGATCTAGTTCGTATTGAGCCAGTCGAAGAACTTAAGACCTAG
- a CDS encoding molybdopterin-dependent oxidoreductase has product MGHIFRALCREVTVVKALLLGCIMLVFSIPLAGHERERGFLELPDGPVILTINGGITHFNAAQEARFDLAMLQALPQHSFETGTPWTEGSSAYSGPLMRTLLEHVGLTGSEDGSGNGSGNGSGNGSGNSVYVSALNGFEAEIPVSDFYEYDVILALERNGQSIPIREYGPLWVLYPFSQDEALLSEKMRFRAVWQVMQINVR; this is encoded by the coding sequence ATGGGCCATATTTTCAGGGCATTGTGTCGTGAGGTAACCGTTGTGAAAGCGTTGTTATTGGGGTGTATTATGCTGGTGTTCAGCATTCCCCTGGCGGGTCATGAGCGGGAAAGAGGGTTTCTAGAGTTGCCAGATGGGCCTGTTATTCTGACAATTAACGGTGGCATAACACATTTCAACGCAGCCCAGGAGGCGCGCTTTGATCTTGCCATGTTACAAGCCTTGCCACAGCACTCCTTTGAAACGGGCACGCCGTGGACAGAAGGCAGCAGTGCATATAGCGGACCGTTAATGCGAACATTATTAGAGCATGTTGGACTGACTGGTTCTGAAGATGGTTCTGGAAATGGTTCTGGAAATGGTTCTGGAAATGGTTCTGGAAATAGCGTCTACGTTTCTGCCTTAAACGGGTTCGAAGCGGAAATACCGGTCAGTGATTTTTATGAGTACGATGTGATCTTAGCATTAGAGCGGAATGGGCAAAGCATCCCTATCCGTGAATATGGCCCTTTGTGGGTGCTCTATCCTTTCAGCCAAGATGAGGCTCTTTTGAGCGAAAAAATGCGTTTTAGAGCTGTTTGGCAAGTCATGCAGATAAATGTCCGTTAG
- a CDS encoding ATP-binding protein, with amino-acid sequence MSVSRSISRAPRLLRYPRRFKVVAMITVLLFAAALVVAALAAWRQDNLTQSLREDTAWVAYKLDRDAIQLFNHLLATTRGPLSPSDQDDLNLRFELLYSRIMLLQEGEVSLLLENISMAKALLAQIQQQLDTLDPMFEPYASLTQLPITELEEELLVLTRLTERFVIAINGYLAESATEERVLLSVLYKLLMSLLVGMSLAVLLVIVFLVREMRESAAARREQEQLSRQLEVTATQAQAANHAKSDFLAMVSHEIRTPLNGVIGMSELLREPSSLAQVEDYARTIHDSANQLLAMINEILDFSKIEAGHLTLETSPTALKPLVDSVISLFEPRAKAKGLQLTLYIDPLVPGWVMIDASRLRQILLNLIANAIKFTDHGEVNICIYSTVKCLSFDVRDTGCGLNEEQQASLFEPFQQADESVARRFGGTGLGLAICKRLSEAMQGRLGVRSTPGQGSTFWCELPLVEASPVNAPLPSEPMLDFAGISLLLVEDNAVNRKVATGLLSRLGCDVVCAENGQDALDMVQAQQVHLIFMDIQLPDIDGITVTKRLRSQGGWLADVPIVAMTAGGVEGVRQRCLAAGMSDYITKPLSLLTLSNVLSLQLFTVSRPYALPVLPSDLEQHELQPLINRETLETLAVSLGAESVDQLIMLYHQQVSDYVAQLAAYLRSTALLTAEQTKQVARLAHQLRGESLGVGAERLAAEAKRLEIIASSSDSSPQDFNETLSLLRQTASRTHAALEKWRRDDSTEE; translated from the coding sequence ATGTCCGTTAGTCGGTCTATTTCTCGAGCGCCCCGCCTGCTGCGTTATCCGCGTCGCTTTAAAGTGGTTGCCATGATTACCGTTCTGCTGTTCGCAGCAGCACTGGTAGTGGCAGCCTTAGCAGCTTGGCGTCAGGATAATTTGACGCAAAGCTTGAGAGAAGATACGGCTTGGGTAGCCTATAAGCTTGATCGCGATGCGATTCAGCTATTCAACCATTTACTTGCGACCACTCGCGGCCCGCTTTCACCTTCCGATCAAGATGATTTAAATCTGCGTTTCGAACTGCTGTATAGCCGAATTATGCTGTTGCAAGAGGGCGAAGTGAGCCTTCTGTTAGAAAATATCAGCATGGCAAAAGCATTATTAGCTCAAATTCAGCAGCAGCTAGATACGCTAGATCCCATGTTTGAGCCTTACGCGTCGCTAACTCAACTACCGATTACTGAGCTAGAGGAAGAGCTGCTGGTGCTCACCCGGCTTACAGAGCGATTTGTTATCGCTATTAATGGTTATCTAGCGGAGTCTGCGACTGAAGAGCGAGTTCTATTAAGTGTTTTATATAAGCTTTTAATGTCGTTATTGGTCGGTATGAGTTTGGCGGTATTGCTGGTAATTGTATTTCTCGTGCGCGAAATGCGAGAAAGCGCCGCCGCTCGTCGTGAGCAAGAGCAACTGAGCCGTCAACTTGAAGTCACTGCCACGCAGGCACAGGCTGCAAATCACGCTAAATCAGACTTTTTAGCGATGGTTAGTCATGAAATTCGCACGCCACTCAACGGGGTTATTGGTATGAGTGAGTTACTGCGAGAGCCATCTAGCCTTGCGCAAGTAGAAGACTATGCCCGCACGATTCATGACAGCGCTAATCAACTGCTGGCGATGATCAATGAAATTCTTGATTTCTCAAAGATCGAAGCGGGGCACCTAACGCTTGAAACCTCGCCCACTGCCCTTAAACCATTAGTCGACAGCGTCATATCGCTATTTGAGCCTCGCGCTAAAGCTAAAGGCCTGCAGTTAACGTTATATATCGATCCTTTAGTACCTGGATGGGTAATGATCGATGCCAGCCGACTGCGCCAGATTTTGCTTAATCTTATTGCCAACGCTATTAAGTTTACTGACCATGGTGAGGTCAATATATGTATTTATTCCACGGTAAAGTGCCTGTCATTTGACGTTCGTGATACCGGTTGTGGCTTGAATGAGGAGCAACAGGCGTCACTATTTGAACCATTTCAGCAAGCGGATGAGTCCGTTGCTCGCCGGTTCGGCGGTACTGGATTAGGTTTGGCGATTTGTAAACGTCTGAGCGAAGCTATGCAAGGACGACTAGGGGTTCGTAGCACTCCTGGACAGGGCAGCACATTTTGGTGTGAGTTGCCCCTGGTAGAAGCTAGCCCCGTCAACGCCCCGTTGCCGTCTGAACCGATGCTAGATTTTGCGGGCATATCCTTACTGCTGGTGGAAGATAATGCCGTCAATCGTAAAGTCGCCACTGGGCTACTGTCTCGTCTCGGTTGCGACGTAGTCTGTGCTGAAAATGGCCAGGATGCTCTAGACATGGTGCAGGCTCAGCAAGTGCATCTCATCTTTATGGATATCCAGCTACCGGATATCGATGGCATTACCGTGACTAAACGGCTTCGCTCTCAAGGTGGTTGGTTGGCTGATGTGCCTATTGTTGCCATGACGGCTGGTGGCGTAGAAGGTGTTCGCCAGCGCTGCCTTGCAGCGGGAATGAGTGATTATATTACTAAACCGCTGTCCTTACTTACCCTTAGCAATGTGCTGTCACTGCAGCTGTTTACGGTTTCGCGCCCATACGCCTTGCCGGTGTTGCCTTCAGATCTGGAGCAGCATGAATTACAGCCACTGATTAACCGTGAAACACTAGAGACACTAGCTGTGTCGTTGGGGGCTGAAAGTGTCGATCAACTCATCATGCTATATCACCAGCAAGTAAGTGATTACGTTGCTCAGTTGGCTGCTTACCTGAGAAGCACGGCATTGCTAACGGCGGAGCAAACCAAGCAAGTGGCGCGCTTAGCACACCAACTGCGCGGCGAATCGCTCGGCGTAGGGGCAGAACGTTTGGCCGCCGAGGCCAAACGGCTCGAAATAATCGCCAGTAGCAGCGATTCTTCACCGCAGGATTTTAATGAAACCCTGAGCCTGCTGAGACAAACCGCTTCGCGAACTCATGCAGCGTTGGAGAAATGGCGCCGTGACGATAGCACCGAAGAATAG
- the nosP gene encoding nitric oxide-sensing protein NosP, with protein sequence MQRWRNGAVTIAPKNSGIQTAASNQLNPFQAARELAQQLGHEHLGFVLFFCSAEYPLEELAAALGGAFDMVPMSGCTTAGEITPQGYDRGSVVAIGFDRRVFAIETALVDDLEHFDLSRAQPLVDTLLERCRQQAVAPVNEHSFALTLLDGLSSREEQVLATLDAALGRIPSFGGSAGDDNHLAHTHVYANGQFHTRAAVVVMINTRLPFEVFSTHHLEPLAHKLVVTDADREQRRVLELNGLPAAEVYAALVDCPVDALSPSIFAQHPLAVYIGGQHYIRSIQRVNEDASLTFYCAVETGIVLTAMRPTPLLLDLEVMLQRVQQRLGATAPAIIGCDCFLRRMALESLQQLGQASALLRQARVVGFNTYGEQHHGMHVNQTFTGVAFGALPTSGG encoded by the coding sequence ATGCAGCGTTGGAGAAATGGCGCCGTGACGATAGCACCGAAGAATAGCGGTATTCAGACCGCCGCCAGTAATCAGCTAAATCCCTTCCAAGCCGCCCGTGAGCTGGCTCAACAGCTAGGCCATGAGCACTTAGGCTTTGTGTTATTTTTTTGCAGTGCTGAGTATCCGTTAGAGGAACTAGCCGCCGCCCTTGGCGGTGCGTTTGATATGGTGCCGATGAGTGGTTGCACGACGGCGGGCGAAATTACACCGCAAGGCTATGACCGAGGCTCTGTAGTAGCGATAGGTTTTGATCGCCGCGTGTTTGCGATTGAAACCGCACTGGTAGACGACCTTGAACACTTTGACCTTAGCCGTGCACAACCCCTCGTGGATACCTTGCTGGAGCGTTGCCGGCAGCAGGCTGTAGCACCGGTGAACGAGCATAGCTTTGCGCTCACCTTGCTAGATGGCTTGTCCAGCCGTGAAGAACAGGTTTTAGCAACCTTAGATGCCGCTCTTGGTCGTATTCCCAGCTTTGGTGGCTCGGCTGGTGATGATAATCATCTTGCCCACACCCATGTTTATGCGAATGGACAGTTTCATACCCGCGCCGCCGTGGTGGTAATGATTAACACGCGGCTGCCGTTTGAGGTGTTTTCTACCCATCATCTTGAGCCGCTTGCCCATAAATTAGTAGTGACAGACGCTGATCGGGAACAGCGCCGAGTGTTAGAACTCAACGGTTTGCCCGCCGCAGAGGTTTATGCAGCGTTAGTCGACTGTCCTGTTGATGCGCTATCGCCATCCATTTTTGCCCAGCATCCGCTGGCGGTTTATATCGGCGGTCAACACTATATCCGTTCAATACAGCGTGTGAATGAAGATGCTAGCTTAACCTTCTACTGTGCGGTAGAAACGGGCATCGTGCTAACCGCGATGCGGCCTACGCCGTTACTCTTAGATCTAGAGGTGATGTTACAGCGCGTGCAACAACGCCTGGGTGCAACAGCGCCTGCAATTATAGGTTGCGACTGTTTTTTACGACGCATGGCGCTTGAGTCATTGCAACAGCTGGGTCAGGCATCAGCGCTGCTTCGTCAGGCACGGGTGGTGGGGTTTAATACCTATGGCGAACAGCATCATGGCATGCACGTAAACCAAACTTTTACGGGGGTGGCCTTTGGCGCTCTTCCAACTAGCGGCGGATAG